Proteins from one Malania oleifera isolate guangnan ecotype guangnan chromosome 4, ASM2987363v1, whole genome shotgun sequence genomic window:
- the LOC131153761 gene encoding APO protein 1, chloroplastic isoform X2 has translation MLQQSPAVSSSSCVPFQKGILLTVMEFKRPQLSVLRSYTCGSKFGHGQPWTGERASLRTIYCISQRQVAYPQNVDLPLPLPKRKKKPYPIPIKKIRRAARDDKKLAEKGMEKPLEPPKNGILVPDLIPVAYEVLDAWKVLIKGLAQLLHVVPVHGCSECPDIHIASTGHRIKDCDGPKNRMRRGEHSWVKASINDVLLPIESYHLYDPFGRRIKHETRFKYDRIPAVVELCIQAGVEIPEYPSRRRIKPIRMMGKKVIDHGGFVDDPVPQCSGDSSSLVELDTHGVLGRCPPPELSNVPKIAQETMDAYEIVRRGVRALMRKYSVKACGYCSEVHVGPWGHNAKLCGEFKHQWRDGKHGWQDATVDEVFPPNYVWHVQDPKGPPLRSGLQRFYGKAPAVVELCMQAGAEVPHKYKPMMRLDIVVPESEEARLVA, from the exons ATGCTCCAGCAGTCACCAGCAGTATCTTCTAGTTCATGTGTTCCATTTCAAAAGG GTATTTTACTCACTGTCATGGAGTTTAAAAGGCCTCAGTTATCAGTTTTAAGGTCATACACTTGCGGGTCAAAG TTTGGGCATGGACAGCCTTGGACTGGTGAACGAGCTTCTTTGAGGACCATCTACTGTATCAGTCAGAGGCAGGTAGCATACCCTCAAAATGTGGATCTTCCACTTCCATTACCAAAGAGAAAGAAGAAGCCCTATCCCATTCCCATAAAGAAAATAAGACGAGCTGCGAGGGATGACAAAAAGCTTGCAGAAAAGGGAATGGAAAAGCCCCTCGAACCTCCGAAGAATGGGATACTTGTACCCGATCTCATTCCTGTTGCTTACGAAGTACTAGATGCTTGGAAAGTTTTGATTAAAGGCCTTGCACAGCTCTTGCATGTTGTTCCAGTACATGGTTGTag TGAGTGTCCAGATATTCATATTGCCTCAACTGGTCACCGCATTAAGGATTGCGATGGTCCAAAAAACCGGATGCGTCGAGGCGAGCACTCGTGGGTCAAGGCTTCTATTAATGATGTACTCCTCCCCATCGAGTCATATCATCTATATGACCCATTTGGTCGGCGCATTAAGCACGAGACTCGGTTTAAGTATGACAGGATTCCAGCTGTCGTGGAGCTGTGCATCCAAGCTGGTGTTGAGATACCAGAATACCCTTCTCGTCGAAGAATTAAACCTATCCGAATGATGGGGAAGAAGGTGATTGACCATGGCGGATTTGTGGACGATCCTGTGCCCCAGTGCTCTGGGGATTCATCTTCCCTTGTGGAGCTCGATACTCATGGGGTTTTGGGCCGATGTCCACCTCCTGAACTTTCAAATGTACCTAAGATTGCTCAGGAGACTATGGATGCATACGAGATTGTTCGAAGGGGAGTGAGGGCATTGATGAGGAAATATTCAGTGAAGGCTTGCGGGTATTGCTCGGAAGTTCATGTTGGTCCGTGGGGCCACAATGCTAAGCTGTGTGGCGAGTTCAAGCACCAGTGGAGGGATGGGAAGCATGGGTGGCAGGATGCGACGGTGGATGAAGTGTTCCCACCAAATTATGTTTGGCATGTTCAGGATCCCAAAGGGCCTCCCCTGAGGAGTGGGCTCCAAAGGTTCTATGGGAAGGCTCCGGCCGTGGTGGAGTTGTGCATGCAGGCAGGTGCAGAAGTCCCCCACAAATACAAGCCTATGATGAGACTAGACATTGTGGTTCCTGAGAGCGAGGAGGCACGCCTAGTTGCATGA
- the LOC131153761 gene encoding APO protein 1, chloroplastic isoform X1 produces the protein MLQQSPAVSSSSCVPFQKGILLTVMEFKRPQLSVLRSYTCGSKLQFGHGQPWTGERASLRTIYCISQRQVAYPQNVDLPLPLPKRKKKPYPIPIKKIRRAARDDKKLAEKGMEKPLEPPKNGILVPDLIPVAYEVLDAWKVLIKGLAQLLHVVPVHGCSECPDIHIASTGHRIKDCDGPKNRMRRGEHSWVKASINDVLLPIESYHLYDPFGRRIKHETRFKYDRIPAVVELCIQAGVEIPEYPSRRRIKPIRMMGKKVIDHGGFVDDPVPQCSGDSSSLVELDTHGVLGRCPPPELSNVPKIAQETMDAYEIVRRGVRALMRKYSVKACGYCSEVHVGPWGHNAKLCGEFKHQWRDGKHGWQDATVDEVFPPNYVWHVQDPKGPPLRSGLQRFYGKAPAVVELCMQAGAEVPHKYKPMMRLDIVVPESEEARLVA, from the exons ATGCTCCAGCAGTCACCAGCAGTATCTTCTAGTTCATGTGTTCCATTTCAAAAGG GTATTTTACTCACTGTCATGGAGTTTAAAAGGCCTCAGTTATCAGTTTTAAGGTCATACACTTGCGGGTCAAAG TTGCAGTTTGGGCATGGACAGCCTTGGACTGGTGAACGAGCTTCTTTGAGGACCATCTACTGTATCAGTCAGAGGCAGGTAGCATACCCTCAAAATGTGGATCTTCCACTTCCATTACCAAAGAGAAAGAAGAAGCCCTATCCCATTCCCATAAAGAAAATAAGACGAGCTGCGAGGGATGACAAAAAGCTTGCAGAAAAGGGAATGGAAAAGCCCCTCGAACCTCCGAAGAATGGGATACTTGTACCCGATCTCATTCCTGTTGCTTACGAAGTACTAGATGCTTGGAAAGTTTTGATTAAAGGCCTTGCACAGCTCTTGCATGTTGTTCCAGTACATGGTTGTag TGAGTGTCCAGATATTCATATTGCCTCAACTGGTCACCGCATTAAGGATTGCGATGGTCCAAAAAACCGGATGCGTCGAGGCGAGCACTCGTGGGTCAAGGCTTCTATTAATGATGTACTCCTCCCCATCGAGTCATATCATCTATATGACCCATTTGGTCGGCGCATTAAGCACGAGACTCGGTTTAAGTATGACAGGATTCCAGCTGTCGTGGAGCTGTGCATCCAAGCTGGTGTTGAGATACCAGAATACCCTTCTCGTCGAAGAATTAAACCTATCCGAATGATGGGGAAGAAGGTGATTGACCATGGCGGATTTGTGGACGATCCTGTGCCCCAGTGCTCTGGGGATTCATCTTCCCTTGTGGAGCTCGATACTCATGGGGTTTTGGGCCGATGTCCACCTCCTGAACTTTCAAATGTACCTAAGATTGCTCAGGAGACTATGGATGCATACGAGATTGTTCGAAGGGGAGTGAGGGCATTGATGAGGAAATATTCAGTGAAGGCTTGCGGGTATTGCTCGGAAGTTCATGTTGGTCCGTGGGGCCACAATGCTAAGCTGTGTGGCGAGTTCAAGCACCAGTGGAGGGATGGGAAGCATGGGTGGCAGGATGCGACGGTGGATGAAGTGTTCCCACCAAATTATGTTTGGCATGTTCAGGATCCCAAAGGGCCTCCCCTGAGGAGTGGGCTCCAAAGGTTCTATGGGAAGGCTCCGGCCGTGGTGGAGTTGTGCATGCAGGCAGGTGCAGAAGTCCCCCACAAATACAAGCCTATGATGAGACTAGACATTGTGGTTCCTGAGAGCGAGGAGGCACGCCTAGTTGCATGA